One Parcubacteria group bacterium CG10_big_fil_rev_8_21_14_0_10_36_14 DNA window includes the following coding sequences:
- a CDS encoding cupin domain-containing protein encodes MKGFKDNIEKLTLENTNFRKVLYSGQHSQLVLMALAPNEEIGMEVHTDNDQFFRFEAGNGKVIIDGNEYDVADGDAVVVPAGAEHNVINVSGDKELKLYTIYSPAHHKDGILRATKAEAEADSPDFDGKTTE; translated from the coding sequence ATGAAAGGATTTAAAGACAATATTGAAAAGTTGACTTTAGAAAATACAAACTTCCGAAAAGTTTTATATTCCGGCCAGCATAGCCAGCTAGTTTTAATGGCGCTTGCTCCAAACGAAGAAATCGGAATGGAAGTCCATACGGATAACGACCAATTTTTCCGCTTTGAGGCGGGGAACGGCAAGGTTATAATCGATGGAAACGAATATGATGTGGCCGACGGCGACGCTGTAGTTGTTCCGGCAGGCGCGGAGCATAACGTAATAAATGTTTCGGGAGATAAAGAATTAAAACTCTATACTATTTATTCACCTGCGCACCACAAAGATGGCATCTTACGCGCGACTAAAGCGGAAGCCGAAGCCGACTCACCGGACTTTGACGGCAAAACAACCGAATAA